The genome window CCCCTGCTCCGAAATCCACTACGACCGCGGCGACCTCGCAACGCAGGCCGAAACGTTCAAGGACCCGATCAAGGGCGTGAATGGCGAAAACGACCGCTACATCGAAATCTGGAATAACGTGTTCATGCAGTACGAACGCGTGAGCGACGGCTCCTTGATTCCGCTGAAGGCAAAGAACGTCGATACCGGTATGGGTTTCGAACGTATCTGCGCTATTCTGCAGGGCAAGACCAGCAACTACGATACCGACGTGTTCACCCCGATCATCGCTAAGATTGCTGAACTTAGTGGCGTTCCGTACAACGATGGCGAAGCCGGTACTCCGCACCGCGTGATTGCCGACCACATCCGCGCGATTTCTTTCGCTATTGCCGATGGCGCTCTCCCGTCTAACGAAGGCCGTGGCTACGTGCTCCGCCGCATTTTGCGCCGCGCCAGCCGCTTTGCCCGCCTGTTGGGCCAGAAGGAAGCCTTTATTTATAAGCTGGTGCAGGTGCTCGCCGATACCATGGGCGATGCCTTCCCCGAAATCCGCGAACGCAAGGAATTTGTGGCAAGCGTCATCAAGAGCGAAGAAGAAAGCTTTATCCGCACGCTCGACGCCGGCCTCGAACGCTTCGCCGGCATCGTGGCTGAACTCGGCGACGCAAAGACCGTGCCGGGCGACAAGGTGTTCCTGCTTTACGATACCTACGGATTCCCGCCGGACCTCACCGGCATCCTCGCCGAAGAAAAGGGCCTTGCGATTGACGAAGAAGGCTACAACAAGTGCATGGAAGAACAGAAGGCCCGCGCCCGCGCCAACATGAAGCAGGGCATCAATACGATGGGTACCGAAGGCTGGACGCAGTACAGCGAAGAAAGCACCAAGTTCGTGGGCTATGAACTTTCCGCTTGCGAAACGAAGGTCGTGCGCTGGCGTGAAGACAAGGGCGTGCTCAGCATCGTGCTCGAAACCTCTCCGTTCTACGCCGAAATGGGTGGCCAGGTCGGTGACAAGGGAACGCTGGTTTCCGCTGACTTGGAAATTGACGTGTTCGACACCGTGAAGGTGAACGATACCGCCCTCTGCCGCGGCAAGGTGAAGAAGGGTACGGCCAACGAAACGACGATGGGGGCTGTGTTCATGGCCACCGTCGATAACGACCGCCGTAACGACATCCGCAAGAACCACTCCGCCACCCACTTGCTCCAGGCCGCACTCCGCCAGGTGCTCGGCACTCACGTGCAGCAGCAGGGTAGCTTCGTTTCGAACGAACTTCTCCGCTTCGACTTCAGCCACTTCAACGCGATGCCCGCCGAAGAAATCCAGAAGGTGGAAGACATCGTGAATGCGAAGGTCATGGAATGCCTGCCGGTCAACACCCAGGTGATGGGAGTGGACGAAGCGAAGGCGAGCGGTGCCATGGCATTGTTCGGCGAAAAGTACGGCGACGAAGTCCGCGTGGTGAAGATGGGCCGCGCAAACGAAGAATTCTCCAAGGAACTCTGCGGTGGCTTGCATGTGCAGAACACCGGTAACATCGGCATGGTGAAGATAATCTCCGAATCCAGCGTGAGCGCTGGTGTGCGCCGTATCGAAGCCGTCTCTGGCCGTGGCGCTCTCTCGCTGCTCCGCGCAGGAACCCAGATTCT of Fibrobacter sp. UWH4 contains these proteins:
- the alaS gene encoding alanine--tRNA ligase; protein product: MPTMTSAQVRESFIKFFESKGHLFVRSSPVVPHDDPTLMFTNAGMNQFKAIFLGDNPKGWKRACNSQKCLRVSGKHNDLDVVGRDNYHHTFFEMLGNWSFGDYYKKEAIAWAWELLTEVWKLPKERLFATVYQDDDEAWQIWKDVSGLPDDRIMRFDAHSNFWEMGDTGPCGPCSEIHYDRGDLATQAETFKDPIKGVNGENDRYIEIWNNVFMQYERVSDGSLIPLKAKNVDTGMGFERICAILQGKTSNYDTDVFTPIIAKIAELSGVPYNDGEAGTPHRVIADHIRAISFAIADGALPSNEGRGYVLRRILRRASRFARLLGQKEAFIYKLVQVLADTMGDAFPEIRERKEFVASVIKSEEESFIRTLDAGLERFAGIVAELGDAKTVPGDKVFLLYDTYGFPPDLTGILAEEKGLAIDEEGYNKCMEEQKARARANMKQGINTMGTEGWTQYSEESTKFVGYELSACETKVVRWREDKGVLSIVLETSPFYAEMGGQVGDKGTLVSADLEIDVFDTVKVNDTALCRGKVKKGTANETTMGAVFMATVDNDRRNDIRKNHSATHLLQAALRQVLGTHVQQQGSFVSNELLRFDFSHFNAMPAEEIQKVEDIVNAKVMECLPVNTQVMGVDEAKASGAMALFGEKYGDEVRVVKMGRANEEFSKELCGGLHVQNTGNIGMVKIISESSVSAGVRRIEAVSGRGALSLLRAGTQILTALREQLRCKDAEVLDRIQQSFAKTQNLEKSLQSVKLELATLAAAELLNGGINVAGVNLYVRELSIPDEKYKDLLDGVQNKLDTDSVAVIANKGEGNGSIAVMVGKNVQAKGIKAGDLVKDLAAACGGRGGGRPDRAQAGTKEVEKIAGAIANANNWIRAKLTAQP